TTTACCAGCAATCAAGTCTTCTATGATATGACCGCCGCCGCGTTCTCTTGATTCTTCCCCATCTGGTGCCTCACCAGTGCTGGCGTATTCCACCATCCCGGTTGCACCCAAATACAGATCCACGGCACCAAATCCCGCGTAAGCTGGCACTCCATCCAACCAACAACGGCGAATTTTCATCGGTGGATCAGTGTGTCCCAGGTTGATAATCGCCCCGGATGACTCCATCGGCTCAAAGGTGCCAGTGGTAATTACATCTACTTCCTTCGCGGCTTGGGTGACTCCCACCTCTGCCACCCGTGCTTTTAATTCTTCTGTTGTCCACACAACAGCCAATTGGCGGCTGATCTTGTCGTTAATTTCGGCGATAGTTCGCATAGGGAAGGTTGAAGGGTGGGATTGCTCATCCTTAGTTTCCTCTATTGCGACGCCCTTTGGGGCGACCCCTTTGAGCGGTTCACGTTATGTGCTGCTGTTGAAATTATCGCTCCTGAGTCGCCAAGTAGCTGACTAAATCGCTTTGGCTGGAGAAATTCAACAGCGCCTCCGCCAAATCTTCTAGCTGAGGGATAGCTAAACCGCGAATCTGTTCTTGCAGTTCCGGATTAATGTCACCAAACCGTAGCGTTAATAGCCGCAAAATTAACGCCGCCTCTCCTTGCTGCCTGCCCTCTTCCCTGCCTCGTTGCAGACCTCTCATCTCCCCCTTTTGGAGGATGTCTTGATAGATAACAGATTCCTCCATAATTTCCTCTCGCAATAGTTGTTGAATCAAATCTTTTTTAAACCGCAAACCAGCCAGAACCCCTGCACAAGCTAGGATATTCTTTCGCTCGGCGGTTCCCTCGATCGTAGCGACCCCAGCGGCAACTTGCTCTAATAAAGCTCTCGGGGAGTCGCTGCGAGCTAAGGTTGCCAGTGGTAAGAGAGCAGGGTTTGCCAGCAGTGGGGTGGGATCTTCTTCCCACCGACGGATGACGCGATATTGGTGTCTGGTGTTCGTGTCTACATACTGCTGTCTAAAGACGAGTTCTGAGGTGGTGGCTTGCAAGAAAATCACCACCTGCACGATTTCACACCAATATTGTCGCTTGAGTCGCGTGTAGTAATCGAGCATCCGGAAGTCGAGGGGAGGAGTTGATTGCGCCAAGGTTTGAAATTCTAGGTGCAAGATTTGGTTAGCGACTTGCAGGAAGGTGACAGAATCAGCGCGAATCGGTTCTAAACCCAGTTCAGTTTTGATTACCTTGATGCCTGAATCAACATTGAGTAGCCAGTTAGCAAAGTCAGCTGGGTAATTCTCGGCAAGATATTTACAGGTGTTGTCGTATTCCAAGAGTGCAATTTCAGAGAGCAATATTATTCTCTCATTGAGGAGTGCTGATGATAGCGATCGCTATTTATTGCTACTTTTTATCTTTGCCACTCACATCATCAAGATTCGGCTCGTTATTGATTGGTGGATTCGCTTCTGGCAAAACCCCAGTTTCTTGATCAAATTCAGCAGCTTCATCGGATAAATCTGTACCCTTGGCATCAAAAACCTCTTTGCGATCGCTACGCCATTGATCGAGAACATCTTTGATTAATACTTCCTTTACCCAAATTTGACCAACGACGGTTAAAGGTAGTGCCAAAAATAACCCCAAAAATCCAAAAAAGGTGGCAAAAAACACTTGAGAAAGTAAAGTTACAGCTGGCAGTAGCGATACCTGCTGAGCCATGACGTAGGGGGTTAAAAAATTACTTTCAATCTGCTGAATGGCAAAGTAAAGACCGAACACAGCGGCGGATTTCCAAGGAGCTTCCAACAACGCGATCGCCATTGGTGGGATCACACTAATAGTTGGGCCCAGATTGGGAATCAAGTTCAAAACCCCCGCCAAAATTCCTTGCGCCAATGGTGAAGGTATACGCAGAATTGACAGTCCAACCATACTCATCAGCGCTACTACACTCATACTAATGAGAGCGCCACCAAGCCATCTTCCCAATGCAACTTCGCATTGATCCAAAATTCCATCCACCCGCCGCCGATAAAAAGACGGGAATAACCGCACGAATCCCTTGCGGTAAGCTTGAGGATTTGCTAATAGCATCCCTGTCAAAACTAGCACTAACAAAACCCTGAGGATAACGCCCAAAGAGCTAGAGAAAAACGCGACCGAACCTCCTAATAGCCGATTTAATAAAGGCTGCACTTGTTGGCTGATGCTGTCCACATCCGGTAGATACGGAACTAGCTGGGTAGGAACACGCTCTCTCCAGTAATCAGTCCAATTATTCAGGCGCTCAAATCCTTGAGGAACCCGCTGTGTTAGTTCTTCAAACTGGACTGCAAAAGGCGGCACAATGAGCCAGAAAAATCCCACAATCAGGGCTAGTAACAAAGCAATTGAACACAACACAGCTAAGCCATGTTGCATTCCGGATCGTTGCAGCCGTAGGGATAGCCGATTCAAGGCAGTGGCTAACACAATAGCAGCAAACAATAGCAGTAACAAATCCCGTATTTGCCACAGGATATATAAAGAAACGACTATGGCAAAAAAGCCAATTAGCTGACCTAGTTTCACAAGTTGACGCCTCAAAGCTATCTCAGGCTATAATTCCCGATCAATGCAGCTAGATTAGCCGATATCGGCAACTTTCGCCTAGCTTCGCGGGAGGGATGCCAATTTCGGATTGGGGATTGGGGACTGGGGATTGGGGATTGGGGATTGGGAATTGGGAAAAAGCCTTACCTAGTCCCTAATTCCCAGCCCCTAGTCCCCAGTCCCCTTATAAAGATATGCCCGCCGCCAGAGGGCAAAAGCCATGATGAGAGTGGGAAGAAAGACGAGTATAAGCGCGATCGCTTGTAATGGATCGTTCCCTAGAAACATCGCTCCTGTTGCTGGAATAGGAATATAAGGCCCAGCATACTTAATCAAAATCGACAGCACAGCTGACAGAAGTAGCACCTTGAGAACAAATCCAGCCTGAGTTGTCATACAACTTAATATATAAAGACTAAAGTACGGCTATACGGATGTTTGTAGGGGTAGACACCGAACCCAGACTTACGCATCCTCTTTTTTACAATAGCTAAGAGAGCCTCACCATATTATCAGTCTCGAAGCTCTAAAAGCTTACTCACCCGAAGACAGCAAAAAGCTTTCAGCAAGTAGAAATCTGAAAGCTACTCTTGTTTTCTTGCAAACATTTAAGAGGTTCGTATCTACAATGCCTGTTGAAAATAATAAAAAGCGATCGCTTAAACCCTCCCGACCGAGGCAAATTGGCGGCGGATTACTGATTCTGTTCACAATCCTTGTACTGCTAAACTTTATCATTCCTAGCTTTGGGCCTCGGTTGCCGCAGGCTTCCTATAGCGACTTTATCAATCAAGTACAAAGTGGCAAAGTTGACCGTGCGATTGTTGGCAACGATCGAATTGAGTATTCACTCAAAACCGATGCCAATGCAAATGAATCTGCACCGAGTCAAGTATTTGTCACCACTCCAGTAGCACTCGATTTAGATTTGCCGAAAATTCTGCGCGAACATAATGTAGATTTTGCCGCACCTGCACCAAATAATAATGGCTGGATCGGAACGCTACTGAGTTGGGTTGTTCCACCGATAATTTTCTTTGGTATCTGGGGTTGGTTGATGAACCGGGGTGGTGGTGCTGGTGGCGCTGCCTTAACGGTAGGAAAAAGTAAAGCGCGAATTTACTCAGAAGGCAGCACTGGCATCAAGTTTAATGACGTTGCTGGTGTCGATGAAGCCAAAATGGAACTGCTAGAAATAATAGATTTCCTGAAAAACGCTGGTAAGTACACCCGACTGGGAGCGAAAATTCCCAAAGGCGTTCTGCTAGTAGGCCCTCCGGGAACGGGAAAGACACTTTTAGCGAAAGCGATCGCAGGCGAAGCTGGCGTTCCTTTCTTCAGCATCTCTGGTTCCGAATTCATCGAGCTATTCGTCGGCGTAGGTGCTGCACGAGTCCGCGACTTATTTGAACAAGCCAAAAAACAAGCTCCCTGTATCGTCTTCATCGACGAATTAGATGCACTGGGTAAATCTCGCGGCGGTGCGAATGGTTTTGTCGGTGGCAACGATGAGCGCGAACAAACCCTCAACCAGTTGCTCACCGAAATGGATGGTTTTGATGGCAATACTGGCGTGATTATCGTCGCCGCCACAAACCGCCCAGAAGTGCTTGATCCAGCGTTACGCCGCCCCGGACGTTTTGACCGACAAGTGTTGGTAGATCGACCGGATAAGATTGGTAGAGAAGCGATTTTGA
The nucleotide sequence above comes from Funiculus sociatus GB2-C1. Encoded proteins:
- a CDS encoding DUF4351 domain-containing protein yields the protein MEYDNTCKYLAENYPADFANWLLNVDSGIKVIKTELGLEPIRADSVTFLQVANQILHLEFQTLAQSTPPLDFRMLDYYTRLKRQYWCEIVQVVIFLQATTSELVFRQQYVDTNTRHQYRVIRRWEEDPTPLLANPALLPLATLARSDSPRALLEQVAAGVATIEGTAERKNILACAGVLAGLRFKKDLIQQLLREEIMEESVIYQDILQKGEMRGLQRGREEGRQQGEAALILRLLTLRFGDINPELQEQIRGLAIPQLEDLAEALLNFSSQSDLVSYLATQER
- a CDS encoding AI-2E family transporter, translated to MKLGQLIGFFAIVVSLYILWQIRDLLLLLFAAIVLATALNRLSLRLQRSGMQHGLAVLCSIALLLALIVGFFWLIVPPFAVQFEELTQRVPQGFERLNNWTDYWRERVPTQLVPYLPDVDSISQQVQPLLNRLLGGSVAFFSSSLGVILRVLLVLVLTGMLLANPQAYRKGFVRLFPSFYRRRVDGILDQCEVALGRWLGGALISMSVVALMSMVGLSILRIPSPLAQGILAGVLNLIPNLGPTISVIPPMAIALLEAPWKSAAVFGLYFAIQQIESNFLTPYVMAQQVSLLPAVTLLSQVFFATFFGFLGLFLALPLTVVGQIWVKEVLIKDVLDQWRSDRKEVFDAKGTDLSDEAAEFDQETGVLPEANPPINNEPNLDDVSGKDKK
- the ftsH gene encoding ATP-dependent zinc metalloprotease FtsH, which encodes MPVENNKKRSLKPSRPRQIGGGLLILFTILVLLNFIIPSFGPRLPQASYSDFINQVQSGKVDRAIVGNDRIEYSLKTDANANESAPSQVFVTTPVALDLDLPKILREHNVDFAAPAPNNNGWIGTLLSWVVPPIIFFGIWGWLMNRGGGAGGAALTVGKSKARIYSEGSTGIKFNDVAGVDEAKMELLEIIDFLKNAGKYTRLGAKIPKGVLLVGPPGTGKTLLAKAIAGEAGVPFFSISGSEFIELFVGVGAARVRDLFEQAKKQAPCIVFIDELDALGKSRGGANGFVGGNDEREQTLNQLLTEMDGFDGNTGVIIVAATNRPEVLDPALRRPGRFDRQVLVDRPDKIGREAILNVHVRGIKLAPDVDLVTIAARTPGFAGADLANLANEAALLAARQNRDAVVMADFNEAIERVVAGLEKRSRVLNEIEKKTVAYHEVGHAIIAAMMPGAGKVEKISIVPRGVGALGYTLQMPEEDRFLMVEDEIRGRIATLLGGRSSEEIIFGKVSTGASDDIQKATDLAERAVTLYGMSDELGPVAFEKTQQQFIEGYSNPRRAISPKVAEEIDREVKETIDAAHHIALAILDKNRDLLEETAQTLLQKEVLEGSALREQLKLAKVPAKMDEWLRTGKLPEGTQLMQTVIS